In Streptomyces sp. P3, one DNA window encodes the following:
- a CDS encoding fumarylacetoacetate hydrolase family protein produces the protein MPEYRRILLDGAAVQVTVDGDELVAGDGRRVKTEEAQHLPPVVPSKVIAVHLNHRSRVDEFGIDLPATPTYFHKPTSSLNSHRGAIVRPEGCKWLNYEGEVAIVIGRTARNISPAEAGEFIAGYTVANDYGLHDFRDTDAGSMLRVKGSDTLCPLGPGLVTDWDFHGKRLRTYVNGEVVQDGSTDEMQWDMHYLVADIARTITLYPGDVLLSGTPANSRPVRPGDVVEVEVEGLGRLTNHVVTGPTAVRADVGAQPTESEEVLSTALGGDWEFRGVRPPRR, from the coding sequence ATGCCCGAGTACCGCCGCATCCTCCTCGACGGCGCCGCCGTCCAGGTCACCGTCGACGGGGACGAACTCGTCGCCGGCGACGGCCGTCGCGTCAAGACCGAGGAGGCGCAGCACCTGCCACCGGTGGTGCCGTCGAAGGTGATCGCCGTCCATCTCAACCACCGAAGCCGCGTGGACGAGTTCGGGATCGACCTCCCGGCCACCCCCACGTACTTCCACAAGCCGACCTCCTCCCTGAACTCCCACCGGGGCGCGATCGTCCGCCCGGAGGGCTGCAAGTGGCTCAACTACGAGGGCGAGGTCGCCATCGTGATCGGCAGGACCGCGCGCAACATCTCGCCCGCCGAGGCCGGGGAGTTCATCGCCGGATACACCGTCGCCAACGACTACGGTCTGCACGACTTCCGCGACACCGACGCCGGCTCCATGCTCCGGGTGAAGGGCTCCGACACCCTGTGCCCGCTCGGGCCGGGACTGGTCACCGACTGGGACTTCCACGGAAAGCGGCTGCGCACGTACGTCAACGGCGAGGTCGTGCAGGACGGTTCGACCGACGAGATGCAGTGGGACATGCACTACCTGGTCGCCGACATCGCCCGCACGATCACCCTCTACCCGGGCGACGTGCTGTTGTCGGGCACCCCGGCCAACTCGCGGCCCGTGCGGCCCGGCGACGTCGTGGAGGTGGAGGTGGAGGGCCTCGGGCGGCTCACCAACCACGTCGTGACCGGCCCGACCGCGGTCCGCGCCGACGTCGGCGCCCAGCCCACCGAGTCCGAGGAGGTGCTGTCCACCGCGCTCGGCGGCGACTGGGAGTTCCGCGGCGTCCGCCCGCCCCGGCGATGA
- a CDS encoding 3,4-dihydroxyphenylacetate 2,3-dioxygenase has protein sequence MGEIVGAGLLAHVPTIVLPEQERLELNQGKEITLVTGLRQLREDVFARDDYDTVVVLDSHWATTVEFVVTAQHRRAGLFTSEELPRGMCRMPYDFPGDPELAGNIAKFADRHGTWITAIEDDYLPIYYATINLWKFLGEGLPDKRWVTIGVCQTGDMEDHLRLGRALADGIAATPGRRVLLIASGALSHTFWPLRELRDHEAGDLVHIRTPEAREADHERIAWFKEGRHDKVLDTMDEFWKYRPEAKFFHYLMMAGALGEQACVATARQYGEYENSIGTGQVHLWFDRPSDGWTGTAPAAAGPAHTPPGGLPDSRPAAGRTPHSRP, from the coding sequence ATGGGTGAGATCGTCGGGGCGGGTCTGCTCGCCCACGTCCCCACCATCGTGCTCCCCGAGCAGGAACGGCTGGAGCTCAACCAGGGCAAGGAGATCACCCTCGTCACCGGGCTGCGGCAACTGCGCGAGGACGTCTTCGCCCGCGACGACTACGACACCGTCGTCGTCCTGGACTCCCACTGGGCCACCACCGTCGAGTTCGTCGTCACCGCCCAGCACCGCCGCGCCGGGCTGTTCACCTCCGAGGAACTGCCGCGCGGAATGTGCCGGATGCCGTACGACTTCCCCGGTGATCCCGAACTGGCCGGGAACATCGCGAAGTTCGCGGACCGGCACGGCACCTGGATCACCGCGATCGAGGACGACTACCTGCCGATCTACTACGCCACGATCAACCTCTGGAAGTTCCTCGGCGAGGGGCTGCCCGACAAGCGGTGGGTGACCATCGGGGTGTGCCAGACCGGTGACATGGAGGACCATCTGCGACTCGGCCGCGCCCTGGCCGACGGCATCGCCGCCACCCCGGGCCGCCGTGTCCTGCTCATCGCGTCCGGCGCCCTCTCGCACACCTTCTGGCCGCTGCGCGAACTGCGCGACCACGAGGCCGGCGACCTGGTGCACATCCGTACGCCCGAGGCCCGCGAGGCCGACCACGAGCGCATCGCCTGGTTCAAGGAGGGCCGCCACGACAAGGTCCTCGACACGATGGACGAGTTCTGGAAGTACCGGCCGGAGGCGAAGTTCTTCCACTACCTGATGATGGCCGGCGCCCTCGGCGAGCAGGCCTGCGTCGCGACCGCCCGCCAGTACGGCGAGTACGAGAACTCGATCGGCACCGGACAGGTGCACCTCTGGTTCGACCGCCCGTCCGACGGCTGGACCGGCACGGCTCCGGCCGCGGCCGGACCGGCGCACACCCCGCCCGGCGGCCTCCCGGACAGCCGTCCCGCCGCCGGCCGCACCCCGCACAGCCGCCCCTAG
- a CDS encoding NAD(P)/FAD-dependent oxidoreductase, with the protein MTRTIVVAGGSMGGLRAAEQLRTAGWTGSVTVVGDEPHMPYNRPPLSKDVLAGTTPFASLAFTPKAAAADVQWRLGTKVVAARLDERTVTLDDGHTLSYDGLVVATGMRPRRLRCPGPLVGRHTVRTLDDAKGLRSELTRPGVRLVVVGAGFIGCEVAATAVRLGVAEVTVVDPLPLPMAGPLGELLGRALLKRHEERGVRFALGTAVAGFRGEERVNGVVLGDGRVLPADVVVESVGSVANVEWLEGNGLDLVDGVLTDDRLRAGGRPDVVAVGDVARFPNARYDGVPRRVEHWSIPTDTARHAAKTLVAGLTGADAGPGPFAPLPTFWSDQHDFRLQSFGAPALGTDDVRVLDGDPEGDVLVGYHTGGLLVGVVALGGPATATAAARYRAQLLKSPALTP; encoded by the coding sequence ATGACCCGGACGATTGTCGTCGCGGGCGGCTCGATGGGCGGACTGCGCGCCGCCGAGCAGCTGCGCACGGCGGGCTGGACCGGGTCCGTCACCGTCGTCGGCGACGAGCCCCACATGCCCTACAACCGGCCTCCGCTGTCCAAGGACGTGCTGGCCGGCACGACGCCGTTCGCGTCGCTTGCCTTCACCCCGAAGGCGGCCGCGGCCGACGTGCAGTGGCGGCTCGGCACGAAGGTCGTCGCCGCCCGGCTCGACGAACGGACCGTCACCCTCGACGACGGCCACACGCTGTCCTACGACGGACTGGTCGTCGCCACCGGGATGCGGCCGAGACGGCTGCGCTGCCCCGGACCCCTCGTCGGCCGCCACACCGTCCGCACACTGGACGACGCGAAGGGCCTGCGATCCGAGCTGACCCGGCCCGGAGTCCGGCTGGTCGTGGTCGGCGCGGGATTCATCGGCTGCGAGGTGGCCGCCACCGCCGTCCGTCTCGGCGTGGCCGAGGTGACCGTCGTCGACCCGCTGCCCCTGCCCATGGCCGGCCCGCTCGGCGAACTGCTCGGCCGTGCGCTGCTGAAGCGGCACGAGGAGCGCGGCGTGCGCTTCGCACTGGGCACGGCAGTGGCCGGTTTCCGGGGCGAGGAGCGGGTGAACGGCGTCGTCCTCGGCGACGGCCGCGTGCTGCCCGCCGACGTGGTGGTCGAGTCGGTCGGCTCGGTCGCCAACGTGGAATGGCTCGAAGGCAACGGCCTCGACCTCGTCGACGGCGTCCTGACCGACGATCGGCTGCGGGCCGGCGGCCGGCCCGACGTGGTCGCCGTCGGCGACGTGGCCCGGTTCCCCAACGCCCGCTACGACGGCGTGCCCCGCCGCGTCGAACACTGGTCGATCCCCACCGACACCGCCAGGCACGCCGCGAAGACCCTGGTCGCCGGTCTCACCGGCGCCGACGCCGGGCCCGGCCCCTTCGCTCCACTGCCCACCTTCTGGAGCGACCAGCACGACTTCCGGCTGCAGTCCTTCGGAGCGCCCGCTCTCGGCACGGACGACGTACGCGTCCTGGACGGCGACCCCGAGGGGGACGTCCTGGTCGGCTACCACACCGGCGGCCTGCTGGTCGGCGTCGTCGCCCTCGGCGGTCCGGCCACCGCGACGGCCGCCGCCCGCTACCGCGCCCAGTTGCTGAAGTCGCCCGCCCTCACCCCGTAA
- a CDS encoding glutamine synthetase family protein, with translation MSASDSPDIRRHMERLAAEGVDVVRVQYPDLMGTDRARDVLLDHLPSAYEHGLAFCRAVYHTSPQGDVVPVPGGLDAGLPDVCVRPDLSTAVPLPWEPGVAACLGEVSDPATGEPAAESPRDLLRTVLAHCAEQGLRPVVGPELEYFLLEPAPGTPTGWRRAPETTGAVYTAGLRADPANHLLRTLRQLRDLGVGVTNGNHEFDGGQIEINLTHSDALDAADRAFRFKAAVKELARQEGRLATFMAKPFGDAGGSGFHLHLSCDDAAGRNAFDDPAGAHGLSTTARHAVAGILAHAPALAALANPTVNSYKRFGPDTLAPWLIDWGLDNRSAMVRIPPERGSGARLELRLGDAGANPYLLVAGTIAAALLGIRAGEEPAAPLEGYGYDTARSALLPTSLPEALDALETDTAFTDVLGKDFTSSFLTYKRNEAERFGRHVTDWEFTEYAYHL, from the coding sequence GTGAGCGCATCCGACAGCCCAGACATCCGCCGGCACATGGAGCGGCTTGCCGCCGAGGGCGTCGACGTGGTCCGGGTGCAGTACCCCGACCTGATGGGCACCGACCGTGCCCGCGACGTCCTGCTGGACCATCTGCCCTCGGCCTACGAGCACGGCCTGGCCTTCTGCCGCGCCGTCTACCACACCTCCCCCCAGGGCGACGTGGTCCCCGTGCCGGGCGGCCTCGACGCCGGACTGCCGGACGTCTGCGTACGCCCCGACCTGTCCACGGCCGTCCCGCTGCCCTGGGAACCCGGCGTCGCCGCCTGCCTCGGCGAGGTCAGCGACCCGGCGACCGGGGAACCGGCCGCGGAATCCCCGCGAGACCTGCTGCGCACCGTCCTGGCCCACTGCGCCGAGCAGGGACTGCGACCCGTCGTCGGCCCCGAACTGGAGTACTTCCTCCTCGAACCGGCCCCGGGCACCCCCACCGGCTGGCGCCGCGCCCCGGAGACGACCGGCGCCGTCTACACCGCCGGCCTGCGCGCCGACCCCGCCAACCATCTGCTGCGCACCCTGCGCCAGCTGCGCGATCTCGGTGTGGGCGTCACCAACGGCAACCACGAGTTCGACGGCGGCCAGATCGAGATCAACCTGACCCACTCCGACGCCCTGGACGCGGCCGACCGCGCCTTCCGCTTCAAGGCCGCGGTCAAGGAACTGGCCCGCCAGGAGGGCAGACTGGCCACCTTCATGGCCAAGCCCTTCGGCGACGCGGGAGGCTCCGGCTTCCACCTCCACCTCTCCTGCGACGACGCCGCCGGCCGCAACGCCTTCGACGACCCGGCCGGCGCCCACGGCCTCTCCACCACGGCCCGGCACGCCGTCGCGGGCATCCTCGCCCACGCACCGGCCCTCGCGGCGCTGGCCAACCCCACCGTGAACTCGTACAAGCGGTTCGGCCCCGACACCCTCGCGCCGTGGCTGATCGACTGGGGCCTCGACAACCGCAGCGCCATGGTCCGCATCCCGCCGGAGCGCGGCAGCGGCGCCCGGCTCGAACTGCGCCTCGGCGACGCGGGCGCCAACCCCTACCTGCTCGTCGCGGGCACGATCGCCGCCGCCCTGCTCGGCATCCGGGCGGGCGAGGAGCCGGCCGCCCCGCTGGAGGGTTACGGATACGACACCGCCCGCTCCGCCCTGCTGCCCACGAGCCTGCCGGAGGCGCTCGACGCGCTGGAGACGGACACCGCCTTCACCGACGTCCTCGGCAAGGACTTCACGTCCTCCTTCCTCACCTACAAGCGCAACGAGGCCGAGCGGTTCGGCCGGCACGTCACCGACTGGGAGTTCACCGAGTACGCCTACCACCTGTGA
- a CDS encoding ferredoxin gives MKVVVDMNKCQDHGQCVFAAPDVFSLDDGGRLAYVPDADDALRDEVEEAADVCPLQAIRIEG, from the coding sequence TTGAAGGTCGTCGTCGACATGAACAAGTGCCAGGACCACGGCCAGTGCGTCTTCGCCGCCCCGGACGTCTTCTCGCTGGACGACGGCGGACGGCTCGCCTACGTCCCCGACGCCGACGACGCTCTGCGCGACGAGGTCGAGGAAGCCGCCGACGTCTGCCCCCTGCAGGCCATCCGGATCGAGGGCTGA
- a CDS encoding APC family permease: MDSQTAVAPHSSHDTSTAGRLKPDSLGVPGILFFVLSAQAPLTGIAGAVPIAVAIGNGAGAPAAYLAAGVMVLLFSIGFVAMGRHVVDAGAFYTYIGKGLGRSAGSGSAAVALFAYCAIQAAMYGLYGATLGGLVAYYTDVHLAWWVWTLLTMAVVQVLGAAGIEMGAKLLAVFVLAEFSILIVFALVTFFKGGGPEGLGFGESFSPHAALQGAPGVALMFAVASMFGFEATAIYGEEAREPRRTVPRATYLSVAVVTGFFAFTSWMLVSAHGGSAATSEAGKALESGDATTWVFAPITALFGSWAGDVLPVLLATSLFAGILAFHNSANRYLFSLGREGLLPRRLTRLNRRHSPWAAGTVQTVIAAALVVPFALLGKDPVLTLFSWFSGIAVLAMMLLYFLTSVSVVVFFRRSRADTRLWNTLVAPLLGALGIAGAIWLIIENFTTLIGGDRSTAVWLQLTVPAVLVLGLCVARLTRGRHAATA; the protein is encoded by the coding sequence GTGGACAGTCAGACGGCGGTCGCCCCGCACTCCTCGCACGACACAAGCACGGCAGGCAGGCTCAAGCCCGATTCCCTCGGCGTCCCGGGCATCCTGTTCTTCGTCCTCTCCGCCCAGGCCCCGCTCACCGGCATCGCCGGGGCCGTCCCCATCGCCGTCGCCATAGGCAACGGGGCGGGCGCGCCGGCCGCGTACCTCGCCGCCGGCGTCATGGTCCTGCTCTTCTCCATCGGCTTCGTCGCCATGGGCCGCCACGTGGTGGACGCCGGCGCCTTCTACACGTACATCGGCAAGGGCCTGGGCCGCTCGGCCGGCTCCGGCAGCGCCGCCGTCGCCCTCTTCGCCTACTGCGCCATCCAGGCCGCCATGTACGGGCTCTACGGCGCGACGCTCGGCGGCCTCGTCGCGTACTACACCGACGTGCACCTCGCGTGGTGGGTCTGGACGCTGCTCACCATGGCGGTCGTCCAGGTGCTCGGCGCGGCCGGGATCGAGATGGGCGCGAAGCTGCTGGCCGTCTTCGTCCTCGCGGAGTTCAGCATCCTGATCGTGTTCGCCCTCGTGACCTTCTTCAAGGGCGGCGGCCCCGAGGGCCTCGGCTTCGGCGAGAGCTTCTCACCGCACGCCGCGCTCCAGGGCGCTCCCGGCGTGGCGCTGATGTTCGCCGTGGCGTCGATGTTCGGCTTCGAGGCCACCGCCATCTACGGCGAGGAGGCGCGGGAGCCCCGCAGGACCGTGCCGCGCGCCACCTATCTGTCGGTCGCGGTGGTCACCGGCTTCTTCGCCTTCACCTCGTGGATGCTGGTCTCGGCGCACGGCGGGTCCGCGGCGACATCCGAGGCGGGCAAGGCGCTGGAGTCCGGTGACGCGACGACGTGGGTGTTCGCGCCGATCACCGCCCTGTTCGGCTCCTGGGCCGGTGACGTGCTGCCCGTCCTGCTGGCCACCTCGCTGTTCGCCGGCATCCTGGCGTTCCACAACTCCGCCAACCGCTACCTGTTCTCCCTCGGCCGTGAGGGGCTGCTGCCGCGCCGGCTGACCAGGCTCAACCGGCGCCACTCGCCCTGGGCGGCCGGCACCGTGCAGACGGTGATCGCGGCGGCGCTGGTCGTCCCGTTCGCCCTGCTCGGCAAGGACCCGGTGCTGACGCTGTTCTCCTGGTTCAGCGGAATCGCCGTACTGGCGATGATGCTCCTGTACTTCCTGACGTCCGTCTCCGTGGTCGTCTTCTTCCGCCGCTCCCGCGCCGACACCCGGCTGTGGAACACGCTGGTCGCGCCGCTGCTGGGCGCGCTCGGCATCGCCGGCGCCATCTGGCTGATCATCGAGAACTTCACCACGCTCATCGGGGGCGACCGGAGCACGGCCGTCTGGCTCCAGCTGACCGTCCCGGCGGTGCTGGTCCTCGGGCTGTGCGTGGCACGGCTGACCCGCGGCAGGCACGCCGCCACCGCCTGA
- a CDS encoding acetoacetate decarboxylase family protein, with protein sequence MSPVRGYFHPKTASGASSLIPSPPWRYSGDLLTVEYRTDPARVRELLPEPLELADEDPGAVALIWADWQSCAASGDELLDPVLSQYKEAFAVVRCRYQGRTYSRCVYIWVDKDFAIARGLHQGYPKKLGSIHQTRPHPYGPAPRIEAGARFGATLAAADRRLAQAVVTLREPSQANGFVNAHPMAHHRWLPSIEKGKGLALDELIETGAASFEAGPAWAGEAELELFEAPTEELARLEIREPIAAYYRQVGVVWDGGRLLESGMSGAE encoded by the coding sequence ATGTCCCCTGTCCGTGGTTACTTCCACCCCAAGACGGCGAGCGGCGCGTCGTCGCTGATCCCGTCGCCGCCGTGGCGCTACTCCGGCGACCTGCTCACCGTCGAGTACCGCACCGATCCGGCAAGAGTGCGCGAACTGCTTCCCGAGCCGCTGGAACTCGCCGACGAGGACCCGGGCGCGGTGGCGTTGATCTGGGCCGACTGGCAGTCCTGCGCCGCCTCCGGCGACGAGCTGCTCGACCCGGTGCTCTCCCAGTACAAGGAGGCGTTCGCGGTCGTCCGCTGCCGGTACCAGGGTCGGACCTACTCGCGGTGCGTCTACATCTGGGTCGACAAGGACTTCGCCATCGCCCGCGGGCTGCACCAGGGATATCCGAAGAAGCTCGGCTCGATCCACCAGACCCGCCCGCACCCCTACGGACCCGCCCCGCGCATCGAGGCGGGAGCCCGGTTCGGGGCGACGCTGGCCGCGGCGGACCGGCGGCTGGCCCAGGCGGTGGTGACGCTGCGCGAGCCGTCGCAGGCGAACGGGTTCGTCAACGCACACCCCATGGCCCATCACCGCTGGCTGCCCTCGATCGAGAAGGGGAAGGGCCTGGCCCTCGACGAGCTGATCGAGACCGGTGCGGCGTCCTTCGAGGCGGGTCCCGCGTGGGCCGGGGAGGCCGAACTCGAGCTGTTCGAGGCGCCCACGGAAGAACTGGCCCGGCTGGAGATCCGCGAGCCGATCGCCGCCTACTACCGGCAGGTCGGCGTCGTCTGGGACGGCGGCCGGCTGCTGGAGTCCGGTATGTCCGGCGCCGAGTGA
- a CDS encoding aldehyde dehydrogenase: MIEHTLTVAGVTVDARHWIGGERVASAETFTDVSPIDGRAIGEIARGTPVEAAAAVAAAKAAFPAWAATPRAERARILHAVADGVEKRLEELAIVETTDNGALLRSHRRGVMPRVAHNFRFFADWLLKLEHEDFDTRGHRNHVSWDPAGPSVLITPWNAPLMLATWKVAPALAAGNTVVLKPAEWSPLTASLLADIAAEAGLPAGVLNVVQGYGSEIGDALTSHPDVRRISFTGSVPTARRIAASAAAHLTPLSLELGGKSPLLVFADADLDLAVDLAVEQYDNAGQVCLAATRFLVEESVAEEFTRRFAEKAGQLTQGDPRDEATDIGPNIHTRQLEKIDGFVRRAIASGARAVVGGHRKDGQYYAPTLLTDVAQDSEIVQEEVFGPVLTLQTFTTEDEAVRLANDTRFGLAATLVTGDRERAERVTARLVAGTVWVNCFFVRDLQAPFGGSRQSGVGREGGSWSFDFYCDLKNTVTAPNGWSPDHG, encoded by the coding sequence ATGATCGAACACACCCTCACGGTGGCCGGGGTCACCGTCGACGCACGGCACTGGATCGGCGGCGAACGCGTCGCCTCCGCCGAGACGTTCACCGACGTCTCGCCCATCGACGGCCGCGCCATCGGCGAGATCGCGCGCGGCACCCCGGTGGAGGCCGCCGCCGCCGTGGCCGCCGCCAAGGCCGCCTTCCCCGCCTGGGCGGCCACCCCGCGCGCCGAACGCGCCCGCATCCTGCACGCCGTCGCCGACGGCGTGGAGAAGCGGCTCGAGGAGCTGGCGATCGTCGAGACCACCGACAACGGGGCCCTGCTGCGCTCGCACCGCCGCGGGGTGATGCCCCGGGTGGCGCACAACTTCCGCTTCTTCGCCGACTGGCTGCTGAAGCTGGAGCACGAGGACTTCGACACCCGGGGCCACCGCAACCACGTCTCCTGGGACCCGGCGGGCCCGAGTGTGCTGATCACCCCGTGGAACGCCCCGCTCATGCTCGCCACCTGGAAGGTCGCCCCGGCCCTCGCGGCCGGCAACACCGTCGTCCTCAAGCCCGCCGAGTGGTCCCCGCTGACCGCGTCCCTGCTCGCGGACATCGCCGCCGAGGCCGGGCTGCCGGCCGGAGTGCTGAACGTGGTCCAGGGCTACGGCTCCGAGATCGGCGACGCGCTCACCTCCCACCCGGACGTCCGCCGCATCAGCTTCACCGGATCCGTCCCGACGGCCCGGCGGATCGCCGCGTCGGCCGCCGCCCACCTCACCCCGCTCAGCCTCGAACTCGGCGGCAAGTCACCGCTGCTGGTGTTCGCCGACGCCGACCTCGACCTCGCCGTGGACCTGGCGGTGGAGCAGTACGACAACGCCGGCCAGGTCTGCCTGGCCGCCACCCGGTTCCTGGTCGAGGAGTCGGTAGCCGAGGAGTTCACCCGGCGGTTCGCCGAGAAGGCCGGGCAGCTCACCCAGGGCGACCCCCGCGACGAGGCCACCGACATCGGGCCCAACATCCACACACGTCAACTGGAGAAGATCGACGGCTTCGTGCGGCGGGCCATCGCGTCCGGGGCACGCGCGGTCGTCGGTGGGCACCGCAAGGACGGCCAGTACTACGCGCCGACGCTGCTCACCGACGTGGCCCAGGACTCGGAGATCGTCCAGGAAGAGGTCTTCGGACCCGTCCTCACGCTCCAGACCTTCACCACCGAGGACGAAGCCGTCCGGCTCGCCAACGACACCCGCTTCGGCCTGGCGGCCACCCTCGTCACCGGCGACCGCGAGCGCGCGGAGCGCGTCACGGCACGACTGGTCGCGGGCACGGTCTGGGTGAACTGCTTCTTCGTCCGCGACCTGCAGGCGCCCTTCGGCGGCTCCCGTCAGTCCGGCGTCGGCCGCGAGGGCGGCTCCTGGAGCTTCGACTTCTACTGCGACCTGAAGAACACCGTGACCGCGCCGAACGGATGGAGCCCGGACCATGGGTGA
- a CDS encoding cytochrome P450: MNSPTAAVPTSRAELRDALEEPLPLDRVDLADLDNFADGVTPWRMFHTLRHEDPVHWQPEEVPNSGFWAVTRHADIARVDRDADTFTSTRFVNLEEVDEDQIKKRASILEMDGVRHRALRSVIQRQFGAGVINSYSDFLRGLTARTLDAALAKGSFDFVADVSADFPINVLARLLDVPPEDNQQLIDWGNRIIGNTDPDYADVLLHSAESEKYRDLPFRSPASLEVFEYGRELARRRRGGDGQDLVSKLVNTTPRDGIPLSAQDFDNYFLLLVVAGNETTRHTISHSMLALLQHPDQLARLRDDPSLIPTAVEEFLRWASPVYHFRRTATRDVELGGKHIKEGDKVVMWYASGNRDEAVFGDPYDFDVARPHNDHVTFGKGSPHLCLGNLLARTEIRIMFEELVPRIADIRLAGDVPRVRSNFVNGIKKLPVEVTLA, from the coding sequence ATGAACAGCCCCACCGCCGCCGTCCCCACCAGCCGGGCGGAGCTGCGCGACGCCCTCGAAGAGCCCCTGCCGCTGGACCGGGTGGATCTCGCCGACCTCGACAACTTCGCGGACGGCGTCACCCCGTGGCGGATGTTCCACACCCTGCGCCACGAGGACCCGGTCCACTGGCAGCCCGAGGAGGTCCCCAACTCCGGCTTCTGGGCGGTCACCCGGCACGCCGACATCGCCCGCGTCGACCGCGACGCCGACACCTTCACCTCCACCCGCTTCGTCAACCTGGAGGAGGTCGACGAGGACCAGATCAAGAAGCGCGCCTCGATCCTGGAGATGGACGGCGTCCGCCACCGCGCCCTGCGCAGCGTCATCCAGCGCCAGTTCGGCGCCGGCGTCATCAACAGCTACAGCGACTTCCTGCGCGGCCTGACCGCGAGGACCCTGGACGCGGCCCTGGCCAAGGGCTCCTTCGACTTCGTCGCCGACGTCTCCGCCGACTTCCCCATCAACGTGCTCGCCCGGCTCCTCGACGTGCCGCCGGAGGACAACCAGCAGCTCATCGACTGGGGCAACCGCATCATCGGCAACACCGACCCGGACTACGCCGACGTCCTCCTGCACAGCGCGGAGAGCGAGAAGTACCGCGATCTGCCGTTCCGTTCACCCGCCTCGCTCGAGGTCTTCGAGTACGGCCGCGAGCTGGCCCGGCGGCGGCGCGGCGGCGACGGCCAGGACCTGGTGTCCAAGCTCGTCAACACCACTCCGCGCGACGGGATCCCGCTCTCCGCCCAGGACTTCGACAACTACTTCCTGCTGCTGGTGGTGGCCGGCAACGAGACCACCCGCCACACCATCTCCCACTCCATGCTGGCCCTGCTCCAGCACCCCGACCAGCTCGCCAGGCTGCGGGACGACCCCTCGCTGATCCCGACGGCGGTCGAGGAGTTCCTGCGCTGGGCCTCCCCGGTGTACCACTTCCGCCGCACCGCCACCCGGGACGTCGAACTCGGCGGCAAGCACATCAAGGAGGGCGACAAGGTCGTCATGTGGTACGCCTCCGGCAACCGCGACGAGGCCGTCTTCGGCGACCCGTACGACTTCGACGTCGCGCGGCCGCACAACGACCACGTCACCTTCGGCAAGGGCAGCCCCCACCTGTGCCTGGGCAACCTGCTCGCCCGCACCGAGATCCGCATCATGTTCGAGGAGCTCGTCCCGCGGATCGCCGACATCCGGCTGGCCGGCGACGTCCCCCGGGTCCGTTCCAACTTCGTCAACGGCATCAAGAAGCTGCCGGTCGAGGTGACCCTGGCCTGA